A region of the Bacteroidota bacterium genome:
AAATTGAATTTACCATTGCCGGTGACAAACAAATGGACAAGCTGGATGGCAAATGGTTGATTGCAGAATTAACTGAAACCTCGATGCAGCTTAAAGATGACACACCTTCTGAAGAAATTCATCTTGAAAAACAATAATCCATTTGTAGTGTATTTAGGTCGGTAAAAAAGTTTTCACCATTGCATACTAAGTGACAGGCAAATACAGTTTATTAGCCAAGCACGAAGTTTTGTAAATCAATAAACTAAAGGAGGTGATTCAGCCAAATCGATTCTGAATGTGACATACGGTAAATGGAAGCCATGCAACGGCACACGCTTAAAAACCATTTTATTTGTAGACAACAAAACAAGCTTAATATGAGAAATTTTAGAATCCTTTCGGTAATGGTGCTCGCAGCAGTATTAGTTACCTCTTGCACGAAAAATGAGTTGAACAATATTTCAATCGCTGAGGCCCAAAGTATATTACCGGGCTCGTATAAAGTGAACGATTTTGCGGGAACGGGCGACCTGGCTCAATATCAGGATTACACCTTCGAATTTTTGAACAGTGGTGTTTTGGTTGCCACTAAGGGTGCTGAAACGTATACTGGAACCTGGACATTGGTTTCTATCAATACTGACCCGGTGTATGATCGTGAAGTAAACATCACTATTGACGGGAATGAAGAAATGACTGCCCTGAATCACAGTTGGTTCGTAAAAAACATGACAGATGTGACATTGAACCTGATTGAAGATGCAGCCGCTTCAGAAATACTGTTTATTAAAATATAATCTGACGATAAATGAAATTGGTCTGCCGGAGGGCGGGCCAATTTTTTTGCCCATTTTATCAAACAAACGTTTGGTAAATTCAAAAAACCAGATATCTTTGTTCTATGCCGGTTAAAAAAGTTGAAAAATTCGACATTATTAAGGAAGCCCTCGCACTCTTCAGAACCCAGGGCTACCACAAAACCACCATGGCTAATATTGGCGATGCATGTGGATTGCTAAAAGGTAGTGTCTATCACTACTTCTCTTCCAAAGAAGATTTAATGCGTGAAGTACTTGAAGTACTCCGCGACCATTATCGCGATAAGGTTTTTATTTATGCTTATGACGATGCACGCTCATCAACCGAAAAACTGCGCTTACTCGGTGAAAAAAGTATTGAAGTTTTTGTAAATGGTGAAGGTGCCTGCCTCATGGCAAATATTGCCATGGAAACAAATGATGTAGTACCCGAATTCAGAAAACCTATACGCGATTTTTTTGATGATTGGATTAATGCACTGGCACATATTTACAGCGACAGATATAGTAAAGAAGCGGCGCGCATTTTTGCGCAGGAATCCGTTTGTGCAATTGAAGGTGCTGCCATGATGATGCGCATTTATAATGATAAAAGTTATTTGATTACCGCTCACGATATGATTATGAGCAAATTCGAAAAAGCCAATAAATCAGCTTTAATTAATAGTAAATAATTCAATAGTTACCATATTTTTTAAAATTCAATATCAATGAACAGAATTATTAAAAAGGTTGCCGTTTTAGGGTCAGGAGTTATGGGTAGTCGCATTGCCTGCCACTTCGCAAATATTGGCGTTGAGGTGTTGTTGCTCGATATTGTGCCAATGCAACTGACAGATGAGGAGAAAAAAAATCCTGCATTGCGCAATAAACTTGTTAATGATAGTCTGCAAATGGCCATCAAACAAAATCCCTCACCTGTTTATGCACAAAAAGTAATTAAAAAAATTACAACAGGAAATTTTGAGGATGATTTATCAAAAATAAAATCTGTAGACTGGATAATTGAAGTGGTTATTGAAAATTTACAAATCAAACAACAATTATTCGAAAAAGTAGATGCACTTCGCCAACCGGGAACATTAATTACATCAAACACTTCCGGTATCCCGATTCATCAGATGATTGAAGGCAGAAGTGATGATTTTAAAAAACATTTCTGCGGCACACATTTTTTTAATCCGCCTCGTTATTTAAAATTATTGGAAATTATTCCAACCCCAAATACCGATATTTCAGTTGTTGAATTTTTAATGGATTATGGTGATCGCTTCCTGGGAAAAACTACCGTACTTTGTAAAGATACACCCGCATTTATCGCTAACAGAATTGGCGTATACAGCATAATGGTGGTTTTAAATGTGATGGAAAAACTGGGTTTATCAATTGATGAAGTTGATGCCCTCACAGGACCAATTAGTGGTCGCCCGAAATCAGCTACATTCCGCACTGCAGACGTTGTTGGAATTGATACATTAGTTAAAGTAGCAAAAAATACTTACAACGATTGCCCTAACGATGAAAGTCGCGAGATGTTTGCCGTTCCTGCATACATAGATAAATTAATAGAAAATAAATGGCTGGGCGATAAAACAGGAAATGGCTTCTTTAAAAAAGTAAAAAATGCTGAAGGAAAAAGTGAAATTCATGTGCTCAATTTAAAAACATTTGAATACAGCCCTTCAACAAAAAGTAAATTTGCCACACTCGATGCCGCAAAACCAATTGATGATTTAAAATTGCGCATAAAAGCATTACACGCCGGCTCAGATAAAGCGGGTGAGTTTTATCGCAATGTAACTGCCCTGGTAAATAAATATGTTTCATTCCGCATTCCTGAAATTGCAGATGAATTATATAAAATAGATGATGCCGTAAAAGCCGGATTTGGATGGGAATTAGGACCATTCGAAACATGGGATGTGCTGGGTGTTGCCAAAACCACGGAAATGATGCTGGCAAACGGAATTGAAGTGGCATCTTGGGTGAAAGAAATGATTGCTGCCGGAAATAAATCTTTTTATATTACCGTAAATGGAAAAAGAAAATATTACGATGTTAATTCGAAAACATATCAAGTAATTCCGGGAGCAGATGCATTTATTGTAATGGATAATTATCGTTCACAAAAACCAATTTATCAAAATGCAGGTGCAACATTACACGATATTGGTGATGGTATTTTAAATCTGGAATTTCATACTAAAATGAATGTGATTGGTAGTGAAATTCTGGAGGCCATGCATAAATCAATTGATATTGCTGAAAAAAATTATCGCGGACTGGTAATCGGGAATGATGCTGCTAATTTTTCTGCCGGTGCAAATATTGCCATGATGTTAATGCTCGCCATTGAACAGGAATATGATGAACTCGATATGGCAATTCGTTATTTTCAAAATACGATAATGCGTGTGCGTTATTCCGCTATTCCTATTGCTGTTGCGCCACACGGATTAACCCTTGGTGGTGGTTGCGAGATGACCATGCATAGTGATGTTGCGGTTGCCGCTGCCGAAACATATATCGGTTTGGTTGAAGTTGGTGCCGGATTAATTCCCGCCGGCGGAGGTACTAAAGAATTAGCCTTGCGCGCAAGCGATAAATATTTTAAAGGTGATATCGAAATACCAACGTTGCAGGAAATGAGTTTAAATATTGCAATGGCAAAAGTTGCTACAAGCGCACGTGAAGCATTTGACCTCGGAATTTTAAGAAAAGGTATTGATATAGAAGTAACTAACAGTAATCGGGTAATTGCAGAAGCTAAAAATGCTGTGCTCGAACTTGCAAATAAAGGATACACACCTCCACAATATCGCAACGATATTAAAGTATTGGGAAGAAGTGCCTTGGGGAGTTTTTATACCGGTGTCGCATCAATGCGCATGGGAAATTATATTTCAGCCCACGATGAATTAATTGCAAAAAAAGTGTGCTATGTAATTTGTGGTGGTGATTTAAGTGCACCTACCGAAGTAAATGAACAATATTTACTGGACCTCGAACGTGAAGCATTTTTATCATTACTCGGTGAGAAAAAAACACTGGAACGCATGCAGTTTATTTTAAAAACAGGTAAACCATTAAGGAATTAATTATCACAATAATAAAATTATTATATGCAGGAAGCCTATATTGTAGCAGGATTAAGAACAGCAGTTGGTAAAGCACCAAGAGGTGTATTTCGTTTTACCAGACCCGATGATCTTGCCGTTGAAGTTATTCGACAATTATTATTAAAAGTTCCGCAGCTCGATCCCGCACGTGTGGAAGATTTAATTGTTGGTAATGCTGTACCTGAAGCTGAACAGGGTTTACAAATTGGTCGTATGATTGCCGTTCGTGCATTGCCAATTGCTACAGGTGGTATGACGGTTAACCGATATTGTGCAAGTGGTGTCGAAACTATTGCCATCGCTACAGCAAAAATTAAAGCGGGAATGGCCGATTGTATTATTGCCGGTGGCGTTGAAAGCATGAGTCTTGTGCCAACTGCCGGTTGGAAAGTTGCATTAAATTATGAAACAGCAAAAGAACATCCCGATTATTATGTTGGCATGGGATTAACCGCAGAAGCTGTTGCACAACAATTTAATATCAGTCGCACAGATGCCGACCAGTTTTCCTATGAATCACATCAAAAAGCAATTAAAGCAATCGAGCAGGGTTATTTTAAAGATGATATTGCTCCAATTGATGTAACTGAAGTGTATATCAACGAAAAAAATAAACGCGCCGAAAAAAAATATACGGTTACCACCGATGAAGGTCCGCGAAAAGATACTTCGCTTGAAGCACTTGCCAAATTAAAACCGGTATTTGCAAATGGTGGTATTGTTACAGCAGGAAATTCATCACAAACTTCTGATGGTGCCGCATTTGTAATTGTAATGAGTGAGCGCATGGTGAAAGAATTAAATCTACAACCCATTGCCAGAATGATTAGTTGTGCAGTAGTTGGTGTTGAACCGCGCATTATGGGAATAGGTCCTGTTGCAGCAATTCCTAAAGCACTTAAAATGGCTAACATGCAATTACAGGATATCGATTTAATCGAATTGAATGAAGCATTTGCTTGTCAGGCACTTGCTGTAATTCGTGAAGCTGGCCTTGATCCGTTAAAAGTAAATATTAATGGCGGCGCCGTTGCATTAGGGCATCCACTGGCCTGCACCGGAACTAAATTAACCGTACAAATTGCAGCAGACCTTAAACGATTAAATAAAAAGTATGGTATGGTAACAGCTTGTGTTGGCGGAGGTCAGGGCATCGCAGGAATTTACGAACGCATCAATTAATGGTAAATATTCAAATTATAAAAATATTGTTATGGCAGAATTAACAGAAAAAATAAACACCCTTAAAGGCGGCGAATTTTTAATTAAAGACGCAACACCACAGGATATTTTTACTCCGGAAGAACTCAACGAGGAGCAATTAATGATTAAACAAATGACGAAAGATTTTGTGGATACGGAAGTAATTCCCAATCTTGATCGTATTGATAATCATGAGCCGGGATTAATGCCTGCATTATTAACCAAGGCAGGCGAAATTGGTATTTTAGGATTGCCAATTCCGGAACAATACGGCGGTTTTAGTAAAGATTTTAATACCATTTCTGTAGTTACCGAAATGACCGGAACTGCGCATGCATTTTCGGTTGCTTATGGTGCTCAAAGTGGAATAGGAACGCTGCCGATTTTATATTTCGGAACCGAAGCTCAAAAACAAAAATATTTACCGGGATTAGCTTCCGGGAAATTACATGCCAGTTATTGCTTAACTGAACCCGGAAGTGGTAGCGATGCATTAGCAGCAAAAACCACAGCAGTATTAAGTGCAGATGGTAAAAATTATTTGTTGAACGGACAAAAAATGTGGATTACCAACGCAGGGTTTGCTGATATATTTACCGTTTTTGCAAAAATTGATGGCGATAAATTCACAGCATTTATTGTTGAAAAAGGTGCAGCAGGTTTTACTATTGGTGTTGAAGAAAAAAAGATGGGCATTAAAGGTTCTTCTACCTGCCAGATATTTTTTGAAAACACACCTGTTCCTGTAGAAAATGTATTAGGTGAAATCGGAAAAGGACATTTAATAGCATTTAACATTCTCAATATTGGCCGTTATAAATTATGTGTTGGCGTTTTAGGTGGCGCAAAAGCATTAATTGACATTTCTGTTAAATATGCAAATGAACGTATTCAGTTTAATGTGCCTATTTCAAGTTTTGGTGCAATTAAATATAAATTAAGTGAACAGGCAGTCCGCACATTTGCTGCCTTAAGTGCAACTTACCGCACAAGCGATTATATAGATAAAAAAGAAAAAGAACTACTCGCAAAAGGTGTAAGTTTCGAAAAAGCATTATTGGGTGCAGCCGAAGAATTTGCCATTGAATGTGCAATTTTAAAAGTTTTTGGTTCAGAAGTACTCGATTTTGTTGTTGATGAATGTGTACAAATTCACGGTGGTAATGGTTATAGCGAAGAATATCCTGCAGCCCGCTCATACCGTGATGCTCGTATCAACCGAATATTTGAAGGCACAAACGAAATTAATCGTTTGTTAACTGTCGACATGCTGTTAAAACGTGTTATGAAAGGTCAGCTTGATATGATGGGACCCGCAATGGCAGTTCAAAAAGAATTAATGGCAATTCCTGATTTTAGTGCAGGTGATGAAGGTTTATTTGCTGCGGATGAAAAGGCACTAAAAAACATGAAAAAAGCATTTTTTATGGTAGCCGGCGCTGCGGTGCAAAAATTAATGATGCAACTAAAAGATGAACAGGAAATTTTAATGTGTGCTGCTGATATGATGAATGAAATTTATGTTGCCGAATCAATGTTATTGCGCGTAAAAAAATTAACCGAAAGCAGAGGTGAAGAAGCAACCACCATTTATCGCGATATGGTAATAATATACTTTACCGACAGTATTGACCGTTTAAATAAAGCCGGAAAAACAGCAATTGCTGCATTCGCCGGTGGTGATGAGTTACGAATGATGCTACTCGGATTAAAACGTTTTACTAAATATGATGTTGTTAATACCACTGAATTAAGAAGACGCGTTGCGGATAAAATGATTGCGGAAGGTGATTATTGTTTTTGATTAAATAATCATTTAGCGCACCAAACTGTTTAAATTTCAGCTATCGTGTTTTATCAAATGCGATAGCTGTTTTTTTTGCTAAATACGTCCATCTTGCAAAATTTGTGTTAAAAGGCTCGATTTTGAGACTTTTTTTATTACTGTTGATCAACTAATCATATTGTTTTTTCTGTAAACCTCCAGAAATGGCAGTTTTTCAATCTTACTTTCCACCCAACTGATAACATCGAGATGCGTAAATTCCTTTGCTTCGAATTTGTTGCTTTTTATTTCCAATAAAGATGTATGTAATTTATATAATGCCGCTTTATCTATTGTTTTATGCTTTAAAAAATTGATAATAATTTTATCATAACGGGTTAATTCGCCCGACTTCAATAAATAGCGGTAGGTATTGATAGCCATGTATTGTAAAAGCCTGAAATTTCGCATTTCAAGATGAACCATCAGTAGGAGCAGTCGATAACCCCTTTGAATGTATTTGTCTATTTGTCCGGTTGGGAAATTAATTAACTGCTGTAAAAATTGAAACGCTTTATCATAATTTTCGATTTTAAAAGCTAAATACGCTAATGAGTATAAAATATGCACCACAAATCTTGGGTCCATTTTTTTGCTTTGTATGCTGATTGTTTTTTCTACATCTTGTAAATGAAGCTCAATATCTCCGGATTTGCCAAAATACCCGAAGTAAGTAGTCATATTCAAAATTATGCTTGTTGTAGCCAGTGTTTTTATTCTTTCCACTAAAAGATGGTCATATTTTTTTAATGTAGTTTTAATTTTATTGATGCTGGATAATCCATCCGCGTATTTATGTAAATTGAATTCAGTGCTGGTTAAATTGGTTAGTGCAACAATATAATTTCCAATATAAGGGGAGGTTTCCAATGTATTGCCTTCCATTAGTTCAACAAGATTTTTCCTGTAAACATAACTTTTTTCCTCTTCATCTAAAATGTGATAACCAATTCCATTTATCGTATTAAAATAAATGCCGGAATACAAGGATATGGCATTGTGCTCATTGCTTAATAAGGGATGATTTAAAATGGACAGTATTGGTTTATTTGATTTCCCATCAGTAAAATTATCCGTATTGCGAATAGCATTTAATAACTGACAGTCAAGATAAATATACTGCCTTGTGTTATAATATTGATTAATGGTATTTAATTCGTATTCAAAATTTTGGTTAAATGTTGTTTCGTATTGCTGAATGGAATAATGTATTTTACTAATATTTTCCTCCAACTGCAAAATGCTTATTAAATCAATGTAGCGATGTTCTGAGCTTGCAATCTTTTTTGCTTTCTGTACATATTTCAAACTCTGGTTGAGCAAATTTTTGTCATATAACATTTGTGCCTTTCGGAAATATTCCTTTACCCTGTAACCTCTGTGATTTTCATAATGGTAATTTGTAATATGGTCCAGAACGAGATTGTGGAGGTAATTTTTCATCACCGAAAAACTTTCCCCCTTCTTGCTTTTCCCCATTGCTGTTTTAATGGCAAGCTCGTCATAAATATTTTGCCTGCTAATCGCATTAAATAGGGTGAGGTAATTTTTTGCTTTAGCTCCGCCTGTGTGTTTAGTGTGTAGGGTGAAATGAATTTTTTCCTTTCTACTCATCGATTTTATGAGCTCAAAGAGGTCGTTTGAAGGGGTCATGCAGAATAAGGTTTTTAGATGTACAGGACGTTATTGGTTCCAAAGTTAACTAATAATAACAAGCCTTAAAAGCCCTTTAAATATGTAAGGAATGGTTATTCAGTTTATAAACTAACCTAATAATGAAATATATTTAATATAATAAATAGAGTGCCTGTTTCTACTTTTGGCATCATAAAATAACCTTAAATAGCAATGAAATCTATGCTTTCAACCAATAATTGTTTTCTGTTAAGATTGTTTACAGCGGTGGTTGTGCTTTTAACCGCTTTACCTGTTCGGGCTCAAATATCTCAGGAATGGGAATTCAACTACAACGGCACAGAGCTGGTAGGCGACATGGGTTGGGATATCGCAGTTGATGCCAACGGAAATTCAATAGCTGTTGGTTATGAAAATGATAAAGATGCTGTTGTTACAAAATATGACCCCGCAGGAAACCTACTATGGTCAATTGCCCACAATGGCAGCGCAAATGACGTAGATATTTTTTATGCTGTTGCCTTAGATGCCACAAACAATATTTATGTAACCGGTTTAAGTCAGGAAATTGGCAGTAGTTGGGATATTATTACCAATAAATATTCGCCGGAGGGTGATTTAATGTGGTCAAAATTGAAAAATGGAACTTCTGATATCGAAGAAAACGGAATAGATATCGCTGTTGACGAAGAGGGTAATGTATACACCGCCGGTTATATTGATCAGATTGAAACCGCTCAGGATTATTGTCTGATTAAATACGATAACGACGGAAATGAATTATGGATGGAAACCTGGTCAGGCGAAAGTGCATTAAGTGATGTGATTTACGAAATAGTAATTGATGGCAATGGCAATATTATCGTAAATGGCAGAAGCGATGGCGGAGGTGAAAATTACGATGATTTTGCCACAGCAAAATATAGCCCTGACGGCACATTACTTTGGTTAAACAAATACCATCAGATATACGGTGAAACCGGCTTTACTATTGATGTTGATGATGCAGGAAATGTTTATGCCGGTGGCTGGGCAGCCGATGGAATTTCGATGGGCGATGCTTTGATAATTAAGTATAGTCCTGATGGAGAAAATTTATGGGAGCAACGTTACGATAATGGCGCTGAAGGCATTTCAGAAGCCTGGGTAATCAGAACATTTAATGATGTTGTTTATATGGCTGGTGTTTCTGCTGATTTTCCTGAAACTAATCAGGATTTTATGATTTTGAAATATGATAGCGATGGCAATTTAATCTGGGATATTGCTTATGATGACGGCAGTGCGGATAATGAATATTTGACAGATATGGATATCGATAACGAAGGTAATATTGTTGTTTCCGGAACCATTTATTATGAAACCACCAGTGATATCTTAACTCAAAAATATGATGCAGATGGTAATTTAATCTGGTCAATAAAATATGATGGTGATGCGAATAGCGTAGATGAAGGTTATGCAGTTGCTACTGATAATGACGGTAATGTTTTTATAACCGGATTTGATATCAACCAAGGCATGTATACCGATTTGTTTGTAGTTAAATACAGTGAAGCAATAATTGAAAATATTTTACAAGATAATAGCTCTGAATTTGTAATTTATCCTAATCCTGCTGATGAAATGATATTTATTGATGCGCCATTTTTAGATGGCGATGTTTATATATATAATTCAATAGGGCAGTTAGTGCAAAGTAATCATATTAATAATGTTAATCGCTCAATTGCAGTGGATGAATTAGTTGCGGGAAATTATTTTATTTTCTGTACAACAGATAAAGAAACCGGTTGGGGCAATTTTATTATTAAATAACATTTGAAGAGGGTTTCCGTTGTAAGGAAAACCGGATGATACAAATATGATAAACACAGTTTTAATGTTGTTCGTGAATTTGTTGACATATTTGAATATCAAATGGTTTTGTTTTCAGACCGACATTTACCCGGATGCCGGTCTGCTTTTTATTTAGGCTGAAACCCTTTTAGATGTTGAGTTCTAAGCATAAATATTATTTTTTTTGAAAACATATTTAAATCGTAAATAAAATGAATTTCATTAAAATATTTCATTCGGCTTTGATAGTATTTAGTGCATTGAATTACCGGGTCAACGAAAATTTAATTATGCCGATATTATAAATTAATATATCTGTTTTAACCAATAAGAATTGAGGTGATTAGTGTTTAAAGGGAGCGGCAGTGGTCGATAAAAACTAGCGCAGCTCCCATTTTTATTTTATCATAATGCAGTAAATTGTTAATCAGTAGATAGAAATATATTTTATCCTATCTAATGATTACTAAAAAAATTAACCTTTTTTTCCTGCTAATTGCAACAAGTGTTTTTACGTTACGCGGGCAAGAAATTGAATTTGAATGGGTAAAACAAATAGCTGGTGACCACTTTTATGATTTACTAGATTAGGTACAGTTTACACCGAAAGTGGTGATTATGCGCAATCTTTTGAAATAGATGGCGCTTGCGAAAGTCTTATAAACCTTCATCTTATAATAAACCCATCACCTGTTGTGGAAATAGTTGCCAAAGAAAATTCTTTAACAGCAACTGTGGGTTTTAGCACTTATCAATGGATAAGTTGCAGCGATTTGTCTGAAATTCCCTACGCCAACGCTAATATTTTTGAGGCGGGTGCATCGGGTGAAGATGTTGTAATAGCTGCAACTGCAGCCGGTTGTGCAGATACATAGGACTGTATTGTGATAATATTTCAGAATTTGGCTGAATTCAATGAACATTTTGATTTAATTTATCCAAATACTGTTGTAAATGAGCTAGTTATAAAATCTGTTACATTTAGAAAATTCAATTTTTGTTTACTGATATTTATGGACGGGTTTTGATGGATAAAAAAA
Encoded here:
- a CDS encoding 3-hydroxyacyl-CoA dehydrogenase/enoyl-CoA hydratase family protein, translating into MNRIIKKVAVLGSGVMGSRIACHFANIGVEVLLLDIVPMQLTDEEKKNPALRNKLVNDSLQMAIKQNPSPVYAQKVIKKITTGNFEDDLSKIKSVDWIIEVVIENLQIKQQLFEKVDALRQPGTLITSNTSGIPIHQMIEGRSDDFKKHFCGTHFFNPPRYLKLLEIIPTPNTDISVVEFLMDYGDRFLGKTTVLCKDTPAFIANRIGVYSIMVVLNVMEKLGLSIDEVDALTGPISGRPKSATFRTADVVGIDTLVKVAKNTYNDCPNDESREMFAVPAYIDKLIENKWLGDKTGNGFFKKVKNAEGKSEIHVLNLKTFEYSPSTKSKFATLDAAKPIDDLKLRIKALHAGSDKAGEFYRNVTALVNKYVSFRIPEIADELYKIDDAVKAGFGWELGPFETWDVLGVAKTTEMMLANGIEVASWVKEMIAAGNKSFYITVNGKRKYYDVNSKTYQVIPGADAFIVMDNYRSQKPIYQNAGATLHDIGDGILNLEFHTKMNVIGSEILEAMHKSIDIAEKNYRGLVIGNDAANFSAGANIAMMLMLAIEQEYDELDMAIRYFQNTIMRVRYSAIPIAVAPHGLTLGGGCEMTMHSDVAVAAAETYIGLVEVGAGLIPAGGGTKELALRASDKYFKGDIEIPTLQEMSLNIAMAKVATSAREAFDLGILRKGIDIEVTNSNRVIAEAKNAVLELANKGYTPPQYRNDIKVLGRSALGSFYTGVASMRMGNYISAHDELIAKKVCYVICGGDLSAPTEVNEQYLLDLEREAFLSLLGEKKTLERMQFILKTGKPLRN
- a CDS encoding acyl-CoA dehydrogenase family protein; its protein translation is MAELTEKINTLKGGEFLIKDATPQDIFTPEELNEEQLMIKQMTKDFVDTEVIPNLDRIDNHEPGLMPALLTKAGEIGILGLPIPEQYGGFSKDFNTISVVTEMTGTAHAFSVAYGAQSGIGTLPILYFGTEAQKQKYLPGLASGKLHASYCLTEPGSGSDALAAKTTAVLSADGKNYLLNGQKMWITNAGFADIFTVFAKIDGDKFTAFIVEKGAAGFTIGVEEKKMGIKGSSTCQIFFENTPVPVENVLGEIGKGHLIAFNILNIGRYKLCVGVLGGAKALIDISVKYANERIQFNVPISSFGAIKYKLSEQAVRTFAALSATYRTSDYIDKKEKELLAKGVSFEKALLGAAEEFAIECAILKVFGSEVLDFVVDECVQIHGGNGYSEEYPAARSYRDARINRIFEGTNEINRLLTVDMLLKRVMKGQLDMMGPAMAVQKELMAIPDFSAGDEGLFAADEKALKNMKKAFFMVAGAAVQKLMMQLKDEQEILMCAADMMNEIYVAESMLLRVKKLTESRGEEATTIYRDMVIIYFTDSIDRLNKAGKTAIAAFAGGDELRMMLLGLKRFTKYDVVNTTELRRRVADKMIAEGDYCF
- a CDS encoding TetR/AcrR family transcriptional regulator, producing MPVKKVEKFDIIKEALALFRTQGYHKTTMANIGDACGLLKGSVYHYFSSKEDLMREVLEVLRDHYRDKVFIYAYDDARSSTEKLRLLGEKSIEVFVNGEGACLMANIAMETNDVVPEFRKPIRDFFDDWINALAHIYSDRYSKEAARIFAQESVCAIEGAAMMMRIYNDKSYLITAHDMIMSKFEKANKSALINSK
- a CDS encoding T9SS type A sorting domain-containing protein encodes the protein MKSMLSTNNCFLLRLFTAVVVLLTALPVRAQISQEWEFNYNGTELVGDMGWDIAVDANGNSIAVGYENDKDAVVTKYDPAGNLLWSIAHNGSANDVDIFYAVALDATNNIYVTGLSQEIGSSWDIITNKYSPEGDLMWSKLKNGTSDIEENGIDIAVDEEGNVYTAGYIDQIETAQDYCLIKYDNDGNELWMETWSGESALSDVIYEIVIDGNGNIIVNGRSDGGGENYDDFATAKYSPDGTLLWLNKYHQIYGETGFTIDVDDAGNVYAGGWAADGISMGDALIIKYSPDGENLWEQRYDNGAEGISEAWVIRTFNDVVYMAGVSADFPETNQDFMILKYDSDGNLIWDIAYDDGSADNEYLTDMDIDNEGNIVVSGTIYYETTSDILTQKYDADGNLIWSIKYDGDANSVDEGYAVATDNDGNVFITGFDINQGMYTDLFVVKYSEAIIENILQDNSSEFVIYPNPADEMIFIDAPFLDGDVYIYNSIGQLVQSNHINNVNRSIAVDELVAGNYFIFCTTDKETGWGNFIIK
- a CDS encoding acetyl-CoA C-acyltransferase, with translation MQEAYIVAGLRTAVGKAPRGVFRFTRPDDLAVEVIRQLLLKVPQLDPARVEDLIVGNAVPEAEQGLQIGRMIAVRALPIATGGMTVNRYCASGVETIAIATAKIKAGMADCIIAGGVESMSLVPTAGWKVALNYETAKEHPDYYVGMGLTAEAVAQQFNISRTDADQFSYESHQKAIKAIEQGYFKDDIAPIDVTEVYINEKNKRAEKKYTVTTDEGPRKDTSLEALAKLKPVFANGGIVTAGNSSQTSDGAAFVIVMSERMVKELNLQPIARMISCAVVGVEPRIMGIGPVAAIPKALKMANMQLQDIDLIELNEAFACQALAVIREAGLDPLKVNINGGAVALGHPLACTGTKLTVQIAADLKRLNKKYGMVTACVGGGQGIAGIYERIN